One Acidobacteriota bacterium genomic window carries:
- a CDS encoding ATP-binding protein — MERGRHAIGVDELLGLRNAAVHLRVGIFRVGGVEAENRVPEAGGGVGEKHHSRREYQCRPGGRRTSLRTGRGAGGRRSLTGHSSTHHVQLERRYTLQLSRIFRDNGPVYTLVGTPPPTNALLSFSIRNVRSYWEEATLSLIGTRLSDAEVVRGLQVAGIQGPANVLPTAGLFGANASGKSAFLRAMADMRAVVLSSFRKGDQETKLPRQPFLLHDHGAEQPSRFEIDLILHGVRWQYGFEIDDQSVRDEYAYYYPKGRQALVFRRERDDRTPSFGPAFRSSGRVLARLVRRNALLLSVVGAVADGPVNARSSVTTLIGPLFDWFRDNLRLMAPDNRGAGIAKTAELLPHPKARGAIVPLLQAADLGIKDIERIVIDAEAAEKWQRALRGLDGLEEEPAGAQDEYFLRSNLLRLSHAGTEGAVSVDPEHESQGTLAWVSLLGPLLETIRRGSVLLLDELDSSLHPHLVRRFIRLFHDPKTNPWCAQLVFNAHDPTILGDSSQRTLGRDQIWLTEKNVDGGTTLYSLAEFQPKRDEALGKRYLQGRYGAVPVLDPAEFQLLADADGS; from the coding sequence GTGGAGCGCGGCCGTCATGCGATTGGCGTAGACGAGCTCCTTGGGCTGCGGAACGCCGCCGTCCACCTCCGTGTTGGGATCTTCCGCGTTGGCGGCGTCGAAGCCGAGAATCGCGTCCCGGAAGCGGGTGGAGGTGTCGGAGAGAAGCACCATAGTCGCCGAGAATACCAGTGCCGACCTGGAGGCCGGCGCACCAGCTTGCGCACCGGCCGGGGCGCTGGAGGCCGGCGGTCACTCACAGGTCATTCCTCAACGCACCATGTCCAGCTAGAACGGCGCTATACTTTGCAATTATCGCGGATTTTCCGCGATAATGGGCCTGTGTACACCCTTGTAGGCACGCCTCCGCCAACGAACGCACTGCTGTCCTTCTCCATTCGGAATGTACGTTCCTACTGGGAAGAGGCAACACTGTCGCTGATCGGCACCAGGCTGTCGGATGCGGAAGTTGTCAGGGGCTTGCAGGTCGCCGGCATCCAGGGGCCAGCAAACGTGCTGCCCACGGCAGGCCTCTTCGGAGCGAACGCATCGGGAAAGTCGGCGTTCCTGCGGGCGATGGCGGACATGCGCGCGGTCGTGCTGAGTTCGTTCCGCAAAGGGGATCAGGAAACCAAGCTCCCTCGCCAGCCGTTTCTCCTTCACGACCACGGCGCCGAACAGCCATCCCGGTTCGAGATCGACCTGATTCTCCACGGAGTGCGCTGGCAGTACGGCTTCGAAATCGACGACCAGTCTGTTCGCGACGAGTACGCCTACTACTATCCGAAAGGGCGCCAGGCGCTGGTCTTTCGTAGAGAACGCGATGATCGGACGCCGAGCTTCGGTCCCGCCTTTCGCTCGTCCGGCCGCGTGCTTGCACGCCTCGTGCGCAGGAACGCGCTGCTATTGTCAGTCGTCGGCGCTGTCGCGGATGGCCCGGTAAACGCCCGTTCAAGCGTCACCACCCTGATCGGCCCCCTATTCGACTGGTTTCGCGACAATCTTCGGCTAATGGCGCCCGACAATCGGGGCGCGGGCATAGCCAAGACAGCCGAGCTCCTCCCGCATCCTAAGGCGCGCGGAGCGATTGTCCCCCTGCTGCAAGCCGCCGACCTGGGCATCAAGGACATCGAGCGAATCGTTATCGACGCGGAAGCCGCCGAAAAGTGGCAGCGAGCGCTTCGCGGTCTCGATGGACTCGAAGAAGAGCCGGCTGGTGCGCAGGATGAGTACTTCTTGCGCAGCAACCTCCTGCGTCTGAGCCACGCGGGAACGGAGGGCGCTGTTTCCGTTGATCCGGAGCACGAATCTCAAGGAACACTGGCATGGGTTAGCCTGCTCGGACCGCTGCTAGAGACAATACGTAGAGGATCCGTGCTTCTGTTAGACGAGCTCGACTCGAGCTTGCACCCCCATCTCGTACGACGGTTCATCCGGCTCTTCCACGACCCCAAGACCAACCCGTGGTGCGCGCAACTTGTCTTCAACGCCCACGATCCGACAATCCTCGGCGACAGCAGCCAGCGCACCCTGGGCCGAGACCAGATATGGCTCACCGAGAAGAACGTCGACGGCGGAACGACGCTCTATTCGCTGGCGGAGTTTCAGCCGAAGCGAGACGAAGCGCTCGGAAAACGCTACCTTCAGGGGCGCTACGGAGCCGTTCCCGTCCTGGACCCGGCAGAGTTCCAACTGCTTGCCGACGCGGACGGTTCATGA
- a CDS encoding DUF4202 domain-containing protein, protein MVLLSDTSTRFRDAILGFDAANAEDPNTEVDGGVPQPKELVYANRMTAALHRFAPDAPETVRLAARCQHIRRWTIPRGDYPEGRAGYRQWRTDLAAFHADTAAEILRGVGYDERTIARVQALVRKDRLKADPDVQLLEDIICHVFLTHYLADFAAKHDDDKVADILKKTWRKMSDDGRAAVTSLELPEAVRSLVARIAEVS, encoded by the coding sequence ATGGTGCTTCTCTCCGACACCTCCACCCGCTTCCGGGACGCGATTCTCGGCTTCGACGCCGCCAACGCGGAAGATCCCAACACGGAGGTGGACGGCGGCGTTCCGCAGCCCAAGGAGCTCGTCTACGCCAATCGCATGACGGCCGCGCTCCACCGGTTCGCCCCCGATGCTCCCGAGACCGTCCGGCTCGCCGCCCGTTGCCAGCACATCCGGCGCTGGACCATCCCCCGCGGCGACTACCCGGAGGGCCGCGCCGGCTACCGGCAGTGGCGCACCGACCTGGCCGCCTTTCACGCTGATACGGCGGCCGAGATCCTCCGTGGCGTCGGCTACGACGAGCGGACGATCGCGCGGGTCCAGGCCCTCGTCCGTAAGGACCGCCTCAAGGCCGACCCCGACGTCCAGCTTCTCGAGGACATCATCTGCCACGTCTTCCTCACCCACTACCTCGCGGACTTCGCCGCGAAGCACGACGACGACAAGGTGGCCGACATCCTGAAGAAGACCTGGCGCAAGATGTCGGACGACGGACGCGCCGCGGTCACGTCCCTCGAACTGCCGGAGGCTGTCCGTTCCCTCGTGGCCCGGATCGCCGAGGTCAGCTGA
- a CDS encoding sulfite exporter TauE/SafE family protein — protein sequence MRLLLLLLYGAPRGSPGRWSYAFGCIDGVSEKQTSDDARQTESPGGNALRAFFVAASNDRTDERNADGERDGQGDKRQRASRCEGFRVTEIAPALIGFVVGLLVGATSTGGGALLTPALILIARVPAPIAIGSDVLIASVMKLFGGGFYALRREVHWPTVGRLALGSIPGAVVGLAILGALPVAQIDYWLTRALGVVLVLAGGALWLRVHFTGKLRSATQPATRVTVAIGFVVGVLVATTSVGSGSLLLCALVLAYPLGARTTVGTDLVHALFLSAAATVGHAAAGRVDLALAGLVLAGAIPGVLLGARMSVAVPERVLRAGLATVLLLLGIHLATFGGTNDLWLAYGGIW from the coding sequence CTGCGCCTGTTGTTGCTGCTGTTGTATGGGGCCCCACGGGGCTCCCCTGGGCGATGGTCGTACGCGTTCGGATGCATCGATGGCGTAAGCGAAAAGCAGACATCAGACGACGCGCGACAGACTGAAAGCCCGGGGGGCAACGCCCTTCGGGCTTTTTTTGTGGCCGCGTCGAACGATAGAACGGATGAACGGAACGCAGATGGTGAACGGGACGGCCAGGGCGACAAACGGCAGCGCGCCTCGCGGTGCGAGGGTTTCCGCGTGACCGAGATCGCGCCCGCCCTGATCGGCTTCGTGGTCGGCCTGCTGGTCGGAGCCACGTCCACCGGCGGCGGCGCGCTGCTGACGCCGGCGCTGATCCTGATCGCGCGCGTGCCGGCGCCGATCGCGATCGGCTCCGACGTGCTCATCGCGAGTGTCATGAAGCTCTTCGGGGGCGGCTTCTACGCGCTGCGCCGCGAGGTGCACTGGCCGACGGTGGGACGCCTGGCCCTCGGATCGATTCCGGGCGCCGTCGTGGGGCTCGCCATTCTCGGTGCGCTGCCGGTGGCGCAAATCGACTACTGGCTGACGCGCGCCCTCGGCGTCGTGCTGGTGCTCGCGGGCGGTGCGCTCTGGCTGCGCGTCCATTTCACCGGAAAGTTGCGGTCCGCGACACAGCCGGCGACGCGCGTGACGGTCGCGATCGGCTTCGTTGTCGGCGTGCTGGTCGCGACCACGAGCGTCGGGAGCGGTTCGCTTCTGCTCTGTGCGCTCGTCCTCGCTTATCCCCTCGGCGCGCGGACGACGGTCGGGACCGACCTGGTCCATGCGCTCTTTCTGTCGGCGGCGGCGACGGTCGGTCATGCCGCGGCGGGACGCGTCGATCTGGCGCTGGCGGGGCTGGTGCTTGCGGGCGCCATCCCCGGCGTCCTGCTTGGGGCGCGGATGTCGGTCGCGGTTCCGGAGCGCGTCCTGCGCGCCGGTCTCGCAACCGTGCTGCTGTTGCTCGGCATTCATCTGGCGACGTTCGGTGGAACGAACGACCTTTGGCTGGCGTACGGAGGCATTTGGTGA
- a CDS encoding phosphoadenylyl-sulfate reductase: protein MLEGVAPEDVLRWAVDEYADRLTFATGFGPEGCVLIDLIGRHALPIDIFTLDTGLIFDETRDLWQRLEARYGLTIRGVKPALAVDEQNAVYGDRLWERSPDRCCAMRKVIPLREELANVDAWIAAIRRDQTPQRASARTVEWDGKFEIAKVNPLVTWTSKDVWRYLVKHDVPYNPLHDRGFPSIGCWPCTTWVAPGEDERSGRWRGTAKTECGLHAAPEPTTPPAGP from the coding sequence ATGCTGGAGGGAGTGGCCCCGGAGGACGTGCTGCGCTGGGCGGTGGACGAGTATGCCGACCGCCTGACGTTCGCCACCGGGTTCGGTCCGGAGGGTTGCGTGCTGATCGATCTGATCGGACGCCATGCGCTGCCGATCGACATCTTCACGCTGGACACCGGCCTGATCTTCGACGAGACGCGTGATCTGTGGCAACGACTCGAGGCGCGCTACGGGCTGACGATCCGCGGCGTGAAGCCGGCGCTGGCGGTGGACGAACAGAACGCCGTGTACGGCGATCGGCTCTGGGAACGCTCGCCCGACCGCTGCTGCGCCATGCGGAAGGTGATCCCGCTCCGCGAGGAACTGGCGAACGTCGATGCCTGGATCGCCGCCATCCGCCGCGATCAGACGCCGCAGCGCGCAAGCGCGCGGACGGTCGAGTGGGACGGCAAGTTCGAGATCGCGAAGGTGAATCCGCTCGTCACGTGGACGTCGAAGGATGTCTGGCGTTACCTCGTGAAGCACGACGTGCCCTACAACCCGCTGCACGACCGGGGCTTCCCCAGCATCGGCTGCTGGCCGTGCACGACCTGGGTCGCGCCGGGCGAGGACGAACGGTCGGGACGTTGGCGGGGCACCGCGAAGACCGAGTGCGGCCTGCACGCGGCACCGGAACCGACCACCCCGCCGGCGGGCCCGTGA
- the cobA gene encoding uroporphyrinogen-III C-methyltransferase → MQLFPAFLKLNGRRVLVVGGGGVAASKLRGLLDAGARVTVVAPAIVDAIASIPDIAVIRRRFEPSDLDGVWLVVAAATSEVNREVARAAGDRRLFVNAVDDPPNASLYLGGVVRRAGATMAISTDGRAPAIAGLLREGLDAVLPETDLERWLAESDRLRARWRRDGTPMEARRPELLEALIALYGRDGQDGRPEAGMDAGGPGSAPPARTPAHPGGGFVSLIGAGPGDPDLLTVRGAQCLAEADLVLYDGLVPESTVGLATRAQHFSVAKRAGRPAVTQETIHRLMIRGARRGKRVVRLKNGDPFLLGRGGEEALALASAGVPFEVIPGVTSAVAAPGLAGIPVTHRGMTTGFTVVSGHAPEAYEPILRGVAPESMTLVVLMGLRNRERIARTLLDVGWRPDTPAAVVLGAATPGMATWRGRLDALADERFEPAGEAGGASPERGSETPAPGTIVVGEVARLRLLIGADAERRGDGELDAEGAAGRRRAGGQVR, encoded by the coding sequence ATGCAGCTCTTTCCCGCGTTCCTGAAGCTGAACGGCCGGCGCGTGCTGGTCGTCGGCGGCGGCGGCGTTGCCGCCTCCAAGCTTCGGGGGCTGCTCGACGCGGGAGCCAGGGTGACGGTGGTCGCACCGGCCATCGTCGATGCGATCGCCTCGATCCCCGACATCGCGGTGATCCGTCGCCGGTTCGAGCCGTCGGACCTCGACGGCGTCTGGCTGGTGGTCGCCGCCGCGACATCCGAAGTGAACCGCGAAGTGGCGCGCGCCGCCGGCGACCGCCGGCTCTTCGTCAACGCGGTCGACGATCCGCCGAACGCCAGTCTCTATCTCGGCGGCGTCGTGCGCCGCGCCGGCGCGACGATGGCAATTTCGACCGACGGAAGGGCGCCGGCGATCGCGGGGCTGCTCCGCGAAGGACTCGACGCGGTCCTCCCCGAGACGGATCTCGAGCGCTGGCTCGCCGAGTCGGATCGACTGCGCGCCCGGTGGCGGCGGGACGGCACGCCGATGGAGGCGCGGCGGCCCGAGCTTCTGGAAGCGCTCATCGCGCTGTACGGACGGGACGGCCAGGACGGGCGACCGGAGGCCGGCATGGATGCCGGCGGACCCGGGAGCGCCCCGCCGGCGCGGACGCCGGCGCACCCTGGCGGCGGCTTCGTCTCGCTGATCGGCGCCGGACCGGGCGATCCCGATCTCCTCACGGTACGCGGGGCGCAGTGTCTCGCGGAAGCGGATCTCGTGCTGTACGACGGGCTGGTACCCGAATCGACGGTCGGTCTCGCCACCCGCGCTCAGCACTTCAGCGTCGCCAAGCGCGCCGGGCGGCCGGCGGTGACGCAGGAGACCATCCACCGTCTGATGATTCGGGGCGCGCGGCGCGGCAAGCGGGTAGTCCGGCTGAAGAACGGCGACCCGTTCCTGCTGGGGCGCGGCGGCGAAGAAGCGCTGGCCCTGGCGTCGGCGGGCGTGCCTTTCGAGGTGATCCCGGGCGTGACGTCGGCCGTGGCGGCGCCGGGCCTTGCCGGGATTCCGGTCACGCATCGCGGCATGACGACGGGATTCACCGTCGTGTCCGGACATGCGCCGGAGGCCTATGAGCCGATCCTGCGCGGCGTGGCGCCGGAATCGATGACCCTCGTGGTGTTGATGGGACTGCGGAACCGCGAGCGGATTGCGCGGACGCTTCTCGATGTCGGGTGGCGGCCCGACACGCCGGCTGCCGTCGTCCTGGGGGCGGCAACCCCCGGCATGGCGACCTGGCGCGGTCGGTTGGACGCGCTGGCCGACGAGCGGTTCGAACCGGCGGGCGAGGCAGGCGGGGCGAGCCCGGAACGCGGTAGCGAAACGCCGGCGCCGGGGACGATTGTGGTCGGCGAGGTGGCGCGGCTGCGGCTCCTGATCGGAGCGGACGCGGAGCGTCGCGGCGACGGGGAATTGGATGCCGAAGGGGCGGCCGGAAGACGCCGCGCCGGGGGGCAGGTGCGATGA
- a CDS encoding nitrite/sulfite reductase, whose protein sequence is MNWKTELAERIPADLGAEIDLFESQIELRRQGKIDEKVFAETRLRRGVYGQRYDNGQRNDGTGPKPLQYPADKLTKGPDTVWDAPGMQRIKIPMGLLDPEQMRTLAELADEYSDGVCHVTTRQDIQLHFVHIDDTPDMMRRLAAVGITTREACGNTVRNVTACPLAGVCHGETFDVTPYAVACMQFLLGHPDTQDFGRKFKVAFSGCRDEACGLVAMHDLGLIAVTKTENGVERRGFETYVGGGLGAVPYQAKLFDPFLPVEELLPTAQAIARVFARMGEKKNRARARIKFLVAQLGIEEFRRLVLEERAGLPEDPRWTAYVADAAAGTPDAAASTPDAAGPSADATRGPSGVPVSLRNGNGSADAARQRLDGWARTNVYRQRQAGYAVVTVTLPLGDLTSAQMRGLATLVERYANGEARATAEQNIVLRWVREADLGGLYDGLRAIRLDSPGAGTITDITACPGTDTCKLGIASSRGLAAELANHLGGQDETTDPAVRGLRIKTSGCFNSCGQHHIADLGFYGVSRNVRGYAVPHFQVVLGGQWTENAGSYGLASGAIPSKRIPEVIDRITSRFVAERRENETFQDYTRRIGKRELREMFADLATVPPHDDDPSFYSDWGDPREFTLGDMGVGECAGEVVTLTEFDLAAAEAQIFEAQLKLEEGSPAEADALAYRAMLLGARGLIKTEFIDIGDDADTVVREFRTRFFDTQVFFDKYAGGKFAMYLFRRHGSGPRETGETVHHLIEEAQLFLEACHACAARLAARPAGGVGAAPAAAGSPTA, encoded by the coding sequence ATGAACTGGAAGACAGAACTGGCGGAACGGATTCCGGCGGATCTCGGCGCGGAGATCGATCTGTTCGAGAGTCAGATCGAGCTTCGGCGCCAGGGAAAGATCGACGAGAAGGTCTTCGCCGAGACGCGGCTGCGCCGGGGCGTTTACGGGCAACGCTACGACAACGGACAGCGGAACGACGGAACCGGCCCGAAGCCGCTGCAGTATCCGGCGGACAAGCTGACCAAGGGCCCCGACACCGTCTGGGACGCGCCCGGCATGCAGCGGATCAAGATCCCGATGGGACTGCTCGACCCCGAGCAGATGCGTACGCTCGCCGAGCTTGCGGACGAGTACAGCGACGGAGTCTGCCATGTGACGACACGGCAGGACATCCAGCTCCACTTCGTCCATATCGACGACACCCCCGACATGATGCGCCGCCTCGCGGCGGTCGGCATCACGACCCGCGAGGCATGCGGGAACACCGTCCGCAACGTCACCGCCTGCCCGCTCGCCGGTGTGTGCCACGGCGAGACGTTCGACGTCACGCCCTACGCGGTGGCGTGCATGCAATTCCTGCTCGGCCACCCCGACACGCAGGACTTCGGCCGGAAGTTCAAGGTGGCTTTCTCCGGATGCCGCGACGAGGCGTGCGGCCTGGTGGCGATGCACGACCTGGGGCTGATCGCGGTCACGAAGACGGAGAACGGCGTCGAGCGTCGCGGCTTCGAGACTTACGTCGGCGGCGGGCTCGGCGCGGTGCCGTACCAGGCGAAGCTGTTCGATCCGTTCCTGCCGGTCGAGGAGTTGCTGCCGACGGCGCAGGCGATCGCGCGCGTCTTCGCCCGCATGGGCGAGAAGAAGAACCGCGCCCGGGCGCGGATCAAGTTCCTCGTCGCCCAGCTTGGAATCGAGGAGTTCCGGCGGCTCGTGCTGGAAGAACGGGCGGGGCTGCCGGAGGATCCGCGCTGGACGGCGTACGTCGCGGACGCGGCGGCCGGCACTCCGGACGCGGCGGCCAGCACTCCCGATGCGGCGGGACCGTCCGCCGACGCGACTCGGGGCCCATCCGGCGTCCCGGTGTCGCTGCGCAACGGAAACGGCAGCGCCGACGCCGCCCGGCAGCGACTGGACGGATGGGCGCGGACCAACGTCTACCGCCAGCGCCAGGCGGGCTACGCCGTCGTCACCGTCACGCTGCCCCTGGGCGATCTCACGTCCGCCCAGATGCGTGGCCTGGCCACCCTCGTCGAGCGCTACGCGAACGGCGAGGCGCGGGCGACGGCCGAGCAGAACATCGTCCTGCGGTGGGTGCGGGAAGCGGATCTCGGAGGGCTGTACGACGGGCTGCGGGCAATCCGGCTGGACAGCCCGGGCGCGGGGACGATCACCGACATTACCGCGTGCCCCGGAACCGACACGTGCAAGCTGGGCATAGCCTCTTCACGCGGCCTGGCGGCGGAGCTGGCCAATCACCTCGGGGGGCAGGACGAGACGACCGACCCGGCCGTCCGCGGTCTCCGGATCAAGACCAGCGGCTGCTTCAACTCGTGCGGCCAGCATCACATCGCCGACCTCGGCTTCTACGGCGTAAGCCGGAACGTCCGCGGCTACGCCGTCCCGCACTTCCAGGTGGTGCTGGGCGGGCAGTGGACGGAGAACGCCGGGTCCTACGGACTGGCCTCGGGCGCGATTCCGTCGAAGCGCATCCCGGAGGTGATCGACAGAATCACCAGCCGGTTCGTCGCCGAGCGGCGGGAGAACGAGACGTTCCAGGACTACACGCGGCGGATCGGCAAACGTGAGCTGCGCGAGATGTTCGCCGACCTCGCAACCGTCCCGCCGCACGACGACGACCCGTCCTTCTATTCCGACTGGGGCGATCCGCGCGAGTTCACGTTGGGTGACATGGGTGTCGGCGAATGCGCCGGCGAAGTGGTCACGCTCACCGAGTTCGACCTCGCGGCGGCCGAGGCGCAGATCTTCGAAGCGCAGTTGAAGCTGGAGGAGGGCTCGCCGGCCGAGGCCGACGCACTCGCCTATCGGGCCATGCTGCTGGGCGCCCGCGGGCTGATCAAGACCGAGTTCATCGACATCGGGGACGACGCCGACACGGTGGTGCGCGAGTTCAGGACCCGCTTCTTCGACACCCAGGTCTTCTTCGACAAGTACGCCGGGGGGAAGTTCGCGATGTACCTCTTCCGCCGGCATGGCTCCGGCCCCCGCGAGACCGGAGAAACCGTGCACCACCTGATTGAAGAGGCGCAGCTCTTTCTCGAAGCGTGCCATGCCTGCGCCGCCCGACTGGCCGCACGGCCGGCCGGCGGCGTCGGCGCGGCGCCCGCCGCCGCGGGGTCGCCGACCGCCTGA
- a CDS encoding LysR family transcriptional regulator, with the protein MAVHPMQIEALSIYCDVVRHQSFSRAALANSVSQSSASQTVRQIERRIGAQLIDRSRRPWRLTPEGELFFKGSQEIVERYRELEESVRRKTDRAGHTVRLASIYSVGMHDLNQYVDRFRAAEPGAHVDIDYMHPDEIPTCIQSDQYDLGLLAFAAPGRDLTVVPWQEQTMMVACPPSHRFARRNSAIGPWELAGEAFVTFDRGLPVRRELDRYLRRNEADVQVVAEFDNIENIKQAVEDGAGVAILPEPTLRREVELHALVAVPLDTLDGEAPFVRPLSIVHRRGRRLSPAVTEFIRVLRQASAEQAA; encoded by the coding sequence ATGGCCGTTCATCCCATGCAGATCGAGGCCCTCAGTATCTATTGCGACGTCGTCCGGCACCAGAGCTTTTCGCGGGCCGCGCTCGCCAATTCGGTGTCGCAGTCGTCGGCCAGCCAGACCGTGCGGCAGATCGAGCGGCGGATCGGCGCGCAACTGATCGACCGGTCCCGGCGGCCCTGGCGGCTGACGCCCGAGGGCGAGCTCTTCTTCAAGGGATCCCAGGAGATCGTCGAGCGGTATCGGGAGCTCGAGGAGTCGGTACGGCGAAAGACGGACCGGGCCGGACACACCGTGCGCCTGGCGTCCATCTACTCGGTCGGCATGCATGACCTGAACCAGTACGTCGACCGGTTCCGCGCGGCGGAGCCGGGCGCGCACGTCGACATCGACTACATGCACCCCGACGAGATCCCGACCTGCATCCAGAGCGATCAGTACGACCTGGGATTGCTGGCGTTCGCGGCGCCAGGACGCGACCTGACGGTGGTGCCGTGGCAGGAACAGACGATGATGGTCGCCTGTCCGCCGTCGCATCGCTTCGCGAGGCGGAATTCGGCCATCGGACCATGGGAGCTGGCCGGCGAGGCGTTCGTGACGTTCGACCGGGGACTCCCGGTGCGCCGCGAGCTCGACCGCTACCTCAGGCGGAACGAAGCGGACGTCCAGGTCGTGGCCGAGTTCGACAACATCGAGAACATCAAGCAGGCGGTGGAGGACGGCGCAGGCGTCGCCATCCTGCCGGAACCGACCCTCCGCCGCGAGGTGGAACTGCACGCGCTGGTCGCCGTGCCGCTCGATACGCTCGACGGCGAGGCGCCGTTCGTCCGGCCGCTCAGCATCGTCCATCGTCGCGGACGCCGGCTCAGTCCGGCGGTGACCGAGTTCATCCGGGTGCTCCGACAGGCGAGCGCCGAACAGGCCGCCTGA